The genomic window TAGACATGGTTGCCCCGAAGATCCGCATTAAACTGCGTGGCTTTGACCACAAGGCGCTGGACCAGTCCGCGAGCAAGATTGTGGACACCGTGCGCCGCACCGGCGCGGACGTGAGCGGCCCCGTGCCCCTCCCCACCCGCATCCGCCGCTTCTGCGTGCTGCGTTCGCCGTTCGTGAACAAGGACAGCCGCGAGCACTTCGAAATCCGCACCCACAACCGTCTGGTGGACATCATGAACCCCACCAAGAAGACGATCGACAGCCTCATGACCCTCGACCTGCCTACCGGCGTGGACATCGAGATCAAGACGGTGGGAGGCCGCGCATGAAGGGCATCCTCGGCACCAAAGTGGGCATGACCCAGATCTGGAAGGGCGACAAGGCCATTCCCGTGACGGTGGTGCTGGCGGGCCCCTGCCCCGTCGTGCAGCGCAAGACCGCCGTGACCGACGGCTACGAGGCCGTGCAGATTGGCTACGCGCCCAAGCGCGAGAAGAGCGTGAACAAGCCCCAGGCTGGCCACTTCAAGAAGTACGGCGTCTCGCCTGTGCGTTTCCTGCGCGAGTTCCGTGGCTTTGCTCCTGAAGGCGACACCGTGAACGTGGACATCTTCGCTGAAGGCGAGAAGATCGACGCGACCGGCACCAGCAAGGGTAAGGGCACCCAGGGCGTCATGAAGCGCTGGAACTTCAAGGGTGGTCCCGCCAGCCACGGTTCCAAGAAGTGGCACCGCCGCCCCGGTTCGATCGGTCAGCGCAAGACCCCGGGCCGCGTGTACAAGGGCAAGCGCATGGCCGGCCACATGGGCATGGAGCGCATCACCGTGCAGAACCTGGAAGTGGTCGAGATCCGCGCCGACGAGAACATCATCCTGGTCAAGGGTGCGATTCCCGGCGCCAACGGTGGGCTCGTGGTGCTGCGCCAGGCCGCCAAGGGAGGCAAGTAAGACATGGCGCAGATCAACGTCATCGGCCAGAACGGGGGGCGCACCATTGACCTCGACCTGCCGGAAGTGAACAAGGGCGTGCTGCACGACGTGG from Deinococcus multiflagellatus includes these protein-coding regions:
- the rplC gene encoding 50S ribosomal protein L3, producing MKGILGTKVGMTQIWKGDKAIPVTVVLAGPCPVVQRKTAVTDGYEAVQIGYAPKREKSVNKPQAGHFKKYGVSPVRFLREFRGFAPEGDTVNVDIFAEGEKIDATGTSKGKGTQGVMKRWNFKGGPASHGSKKWHRRPGSIGQRKTPGRVYKGKRMAGHMGMERITVQNLEVVEIRADENIILVKGAIPGANGGLVVLRQAAKGGK
- the rpsJ gene encoding 30S ribosomal protein S10, producing the protein DMVAPKIRIKLRGFDHKALDQSASKIVDTVRRTGADVSGPVPLPTRIRRFCVLRSPFVNKDSREHFEIRTHNRLVDIMNPTKKTIDSLMTLDLPTGVDIEIKTVGGRA